In Aedes albopictus strain Foshan chromosome 3, AalbF5, whole genome shotgun sequence, the following are encoded in one genomic region:
- the LOC115269988 gene encoding 26S proteasome non-ATPase regulatory subunit 8: protein MDVKLLKSFNFNNFYSLFRRIPTGAVIRTSRSQSKSRSQRTKMDNVVALYKQLRTEWTKTPVNMKLCGSLLDKLKIALVELSYLPTGESSTTQQELVIARDVLEIAVEYSVATKNIPAFERYISQLKCYYYDYKNQLGESKNKYQLLGMNLLFLLSQNRVAEFHTELELLPADIIQSNEYIRHPLALEQYLMEGRYNKIFQAKGNAPSERYNFFIDILLQTVRNEIGACLESSYERVSLQEAAKRLNLKTKEEGKEFAEKKGWKLGSDGFYHFISELVKPKDPMPSQELAEQAIFYARELEMIV from the exons ATGGACGTGAAACTATTGAAATCCTTCAATTTTAACAACTTTTACAG CCTTTTTCGAAGAATACCTACCGGTGCTGTAATCCGCACATCTAGATCTCAATCGAAATCGAGGAGCCAGCGCACCAAGATGGATAACGTCGTTGCCCTGTACAAGCAGTTGCGTACCGAATGGACGAAAACTCCCGTCAACATGAAGCTGTGCGGTTCGCTGCTGGATAAGTTGAag ATTGCTCTGGTGGAACTATCGTATTTGCCGACCGGTGAGAGCTCGACAACCCAGCAGGAGCTGGTAATTGCACGGGACGTTCTCGAGATCGCCGTCGAGTACAGTGTGGCCACGAAAAATATTCCTGCTTTCGAGCGATATATCTCGCAGCTAAAATGCTACTATTACGATTATAA GAACCAGCTGGGTGAATCGAAGAACAAATACCAGCTGCTGGGCATGAATCTGCTGTTCCTGCTGTCACAGAATCGTGTAGCCGAATTTCACACGGAGCTCGAGCTCCTTCCGGCTGACATAATCCAGTCCAACGAATACATCCGTCACCCGCTGGCCTTGGAGCAATACCTGATGGAGGGCCGTTACAACAAGATCTTCCAAGCGAAGGGCAACGCCCCGTCCGAGCGGTACAACTTCTTTATCGACATCCTGCTGCAAACGGTCCGGAACGAAATCGGAGCCTGTCTGGAAAGCTCCTACGAGAGGGTTTCGCTCCAGGAAGCGGCCAAGAGGTTGAATCTTAAAACCAAGGAAGAGGGCAAAGAGTTTGCCGAGAAGAAAGGCTGGAAGCTCGGTTCCGATGGATTTTACCACTTTATCAGCGAGCTGGTCAAGCCGAAAGACCCGATGCCATCGCAAGAGCTGGCCGAACAGGCCATTTTCTACGCCCGCGAGCTCGAGATGATCGTTTAA
- the LOC109408466 gene encoding DNA repair protein XRCC1, with translation MPNVVFKSVESFSSEDPSFPASNLLGKDARKWKCRDAGEKNAFVVLRLEKPLTINGIDVGNEHSAFVEVLVARSGPTNPEYKEILLTSSFMTPIESRNSTNTNRVRCFTQDALIESVARGQWDLVKIICTQPFNSRVQYGLSFVTVHCPSAERKHERELIPAEKKSLVPDKFKKQIQEVAEKGEEPKVTKLGRFTIREESPDSDEGNNSASLFARWKESRNGIAGTGSPKVTSSPSNVVSTAAAIRNASTPAAVKNRHSTPMASRKPVAITPKTKPRLFDDDDDDDEVAKKPLNRNRDSLLYDKDDDRPNEKLEKKMAEDRARAQREKDAKADKEKRDRALVEKKAKVHDTSASKFKDFLFDDPPNGTKDDSPKKISSSQEKPNRSRSPSAEKAKHKRHDSDKGDEKHQRDKKPSEERKKRPSESPVKRDRSKEEGSSSSKKPKLQQPSRNKDDEEDGSKRKPATYKPFNKLLENVVLVISGIQNPDRANLRNQALAMGAKYKSDWDSSCTHLICAFKNTPKYNQVHGKGKIVKKDWIERCHALRKRLSWRKFALDSNDAEQTDSEGEIIDISKKPSGSSPSKRGEERSRETREEPVRETDEEALAHYDLDDVVMVEDAKPNTVEVSGSDTEEEIERVKQMQQKKPTEDASGMYDKSTEDEGSQSTADAFAPLDFFKGKSFFIDSDVGAVDMIKLERYVKLYKGSTTKTATEADYVVTRNRKPMGDSFKGEIIKPLWVYECHDMECLIPTQRYRP, from the exons ATGCCCAACGTTGTATTTAAATCCGTGGAAAGTTTCAGCAGTGAAGATCCG AGCTTCCCTGCTTCAAACCTCTTGGGCAAAGATGCGCGTAAGTGGAAGTGTCGCGATGCCGGGGAGAAGAATGCTTTTGTTGTTTTGCGCCTTGAAAAGCCGCTGACCATCAACGGAATCGACGTGGGCAACGAACACTCGGCTTTTGTAGAAGTGCTTGTGGCGCGAAGTGGGCCAACCAATCCCGAATACAAGGAAATTCTTCTGACGTCGTCGTTCATGACCCCGATCGAGAGCAGAAACTCGACCAATACCAATCGAGTGAGGTGCTTCACACAGGATGCTCTGATCGAATCAGTGGCACGGGGTCAATGGGATTTAGTGAAGATTATTTGTACCCAGCCGTTCAACAGTCGTGTCCAGTACGGACTTTCGTTCGTGACGGTGCATTGTCCTAGTGCGGAGAGGAAGCATGAGAGAGAATTGATACCGGCGGAGAAAAAATCACTGGTGCCGGATAAGTTTAAGAAGCAGATTCAGGAAGTGGCCGAGAAGGGAGAGGAGCCTAAAGTGACGAAGCTGGGTAGGTTCACCATTCGAGAAGAATCTCCGGACTCCGACGAAGGAAATAACTCTGCTTCGTTGTTTGCACGCTGGAAAGAAAGTCGAAATGGAATCGCTGGAACCGGGAGTCCAAAAGTGACCAGTAGTCCGTCGAACGTGGTGTCAACGGCTGCTGCTATTCGCAATGCTTCCACACCGGCTGCCGTGAAAAATAGACATTCCACTCCGATGGCGAGCCGGAAACCGGTCGCCATAACACCAAAGACTAAACCCCGCTTatttgacgacgacgatgatgatgacgaggtGGCCAAAAAACCCTTGAACCGTAATCGTGATTCGCTTCTGTATGATAAGGACGACGATAGACCAAATGAAAAATTAGAGAAAAAAATGGCCGAAGATCGAGCTCGAGCTCAACGGGAAAAAGATGCCAAAGCAGATAAGGAGAAGCGAGATCGAGCTCTGGTGGAAAAGAAGGCCAAGGTCCACGACACGTCTGCATCGAAGTTTAAAGACTTTTTGTTCGACGATCCGCCGAATGGCACCAAAGACGACAGTCCCAAAAAGATCAGTTCATCTCAGGAAAAGCCGAATCGGTCTAGGTCTCCTTCCGCAGAGAAAGCAAAGCATAAACGACATGATTCGGATAAAGGCGATGAGAAACATCAGCGTGATAAAAAACCATCTGAGGAAAGGAAAAAGCGACCCTCGGAATCGCCTGTTAAACGGGATCGCTCGAAAGAAGAAGGATCTTCCAGCAGTAAGAAACCAAAACTTCAACAACCGTCTAGGAACAAAGACGACGAGGAGGATGGGAGCAAGCGTAAACCGGCGACCTACAAACCGTTCAACAAACTGTTGGAAAATGTTGTGCTCGTCATCAGTGGCATACAGAACCCGGATCGGGCGAATCTTCGGAACCAAGCGCTGGCTATGGGGGCTAAATACAAATCGGACTGGGATTCGAGCTGTACGCATCTCAT atgCGCCTTCAAGAACACACCCAAGTACAACCAGGTACACGGCAAGGGTAAAATAGTGAAAAAGGACTGGATCGAGAGGTGTCACGCCCTCCGGAAGCGCCTGTCTTGGCGCAAATTTGCCCTGGACTCGAATGACGCCGAACAAACGGATTCCGAGGGGGAAATCATCGACATCTCGAAGAAACCCAGTGGATCCTCGCCGAGCAAGCGCGGCGAAGAGCGCAGTAGGGAAACCCGTGAAGAACCAGTGCGAGAAACGGACGAAGAAGCCCTGGCCCATTACGACCTGGACGATGTGGTGATGGTGGAGGATGCAAAACCGAACACGGTTGAGGTTTCCGGATCAGACACGGAAGAGGAGATCGAGCGGGTGAAGCAAATGCAGCAGAAGAAGCCAACGGAGGATGCCAGCGGAATGTATGACAAGAGTACCGAGGACGAAGGAAGCCAAAGCACAGCCGACGCTTTTGCCCCGCTGGACTTCTTTAAGGGCAAATCGTTTTTTATTGATTCGGATGTTGGGGCCGTGGACATGATTAAGCTGGAACGATACGTTAAATTGTATAAAGG ATCTACTACCAAGACCGCAACGGAGGCGGATTACGTCGTAACGCGTAACCGTAAGCCCATGGGTGACAGCTTCAAGGGAGAAATCATCAAACCGTTGTGGGTGTACGAATGCCATGACATGGAGTGTCTCATCCCAACCCAGCGATATCGGCCTTGA